A stretch of Longimicrobium terrae DNA encodes these proteins:
- the tatC gene encoding twin-arginine translocase subunit TatC produces the protein MAKVNVPRPAEMPFLDHLEELRWRVLWSLLAVIVCSIGGYLLVQHMRVMQLLIEPIQPFLNGGKLKYLSPTDPFFLTLKLALATGLVLASPIVIYQIWSFLAPALMPSERRVIVPSLYLGVVLFIVGVVMAYELVLPMTLRFTMNFQTDFLEQNIVVGPYMSMVMRLLLGFGIVFELPVVILILSAMGLVTPQFLASKRRHAIVGITALASVLTPGDVITVTVMMMLPLILLYELSIFLSRLVVRRRENLAAAPAD, from the coding sequence ATGGCGAAGGTGAACGTGCCCAGGCCGGCGGAGATGCCGTTTCTCGACCACCTCGAGGAGCTGCGCTGGCGGGTGCTGTGGAGTCTGCTGGCCGTGATCGTGTGCTCCATCGGGGGGTACCTGCTGGTGCAGCACATGCGCGTCATGCAGCTGCTCATCGAACCCATCCAGCCGTTTCTGAACGGGGGCAAGCTCAAGTACCTGAGCCCCACCGACCCCTTCTTCCTGACGCTGAAGCTGGCGCTGGCCACGGGGCTGGTGCTGGCGTCTCCCATCGTCATCTACCAGATCTGGTCCTTTCTGGCCCCGGCGCTCATGCCGTCCGAAAGGCGGGTCATCGTGCCCTCTCTGTATCTGGGCGTGGTGCTGTTCATCGTGGGCGTGGTGATGGCGTACGAGCTGGTGCTGCCCATGACGCTGCGCTTCACCATGAACTTTCAAACGGACTTTCTGGAGCAGAACATCGTCGTGGGGCCGTACATGTCCATGGTGATGCGGCTGCTGCTGGGGTTCGGCATCGTCTTCGAACTCCCGGTGGTCATTCTGATCCTGTCGGCCATGGGGCTGGTGACGCCGCAGTTTCTGGCTTCCAAGCGGCGCCACGCCATCGTGGGGATCACCGCGCTGGCCTCGGTGCTGACCCCCGGCGACGTCATCACGGTGACGGTGATGATGATGCTGCCGCTGATTCTGCTGTACGAGCTCAGCATCTTCCTGTCACGGCTGGTGGTGCGGCGCCGCGAGAACCTGGCCGCCGCGCCGGCCGATTGA
- the hutU gene encoding urocanate hydratase: MSATLAEPRVIRAPRGNELSCRGWQQEAALRMLMNNLDPDVAERPEDLVVYGGTGRAARSWEAFDAMVATLRTLADDETMLVQSGKPVGVFRTHPHAPRVLIANSNLVPRWATWDVFRELERQGLTMYGQMTAGSWIYIGTQGILQGTYETFGAVARERFGGSLRGTWTLTGGMGGMGGAQPLAVTMNEGAVLCVDVDPRRIERRVQTRYCDRMTDSLDEALGWMDEARKSGTALSVGLVGNCAEVLPELVRRGVTPDVLTDQTSAHDALVGYVPAGLSLEEADALRASDPAEYQRRSMASMRVHCEAMVQMQARGAVTFDYGNNLRGQARDAGYEDAFAFPGFVPAYVRPLFCEGKGPFRWVALSGDPADIHRTDRLVLELFPHDEHLRRWITQAQERVEFQGLPSRICWLGQGDRAKMGVAINDLVASGEISAPIVIGRDHLDTGSVASPFRETEAMKDGSDAIADWAILNALVNVASGASWVSFHHGGGVGIGNSLHAGQVIVADGTPEMRERLERVLTNDPGMGVIRHADAGYETAIETADAQGIRIPMRERHAG; this comes from the coding sequence ATGTCCGCGACTCTCGCCGAACCCCGTGTGATCCGCGCGCCGCGCGGGAATGAGCTTTCCTGCCGCGGATGGCAGCAGGAGGCCGCGCTGCGCATGCTGATGAACAACCTGGACCCGGACGTCGCCGAGCGGCCCGAGGACCTCGTCGTCTACGGCGGCACCGGCCGCGCCGCGCGCTCGTGGGAGGCGTTCGACGCCATGGTCGCCACGCTGCGCACGCTGGCGGACGACGAAACGATGCTGGTGCAGAGCGGCAAGCCGGTGGGCGTGTTCCGCACGCACCCGCACGCGCCGCGGGTGCTGATCGCCAACAGCAACCTGGTGCCGCGCTGGGCCACCTGGGACGTGTTCCGCGAACTGGAACGGCAGGGGCTCACCATGTACGGCCAGATGACGGCCGGCTCGTGGATCTACATCGGCACGCAGGGGATTCTGCAGGGGACGTACGAAACGTTCGGCGCGGTGGCGCGCGAGCGCTTCGGCGGCAGCCTGCGCGGCACGTGGACGCTCACCGGCGGCATGGGCGGCATGGGCGGCGCGCAGCCGCTGGCCGTGACCATGAACGAGGGCGCGGTGCTCTGCGTCGATGTCGATCCCAGGCGCATCGAGCGCCGGGTGCAGACGCGCTACTGCGACCGCATGACGGACTCGCTGGACGAGGCGCTGGGGTGGATGGACGAGGCGCGGAAGTCCGGGACGGCGCTTTCCGTGGGCCTCGTGGGGAACTGCGCGGAGGTGCTGCCGGAACTCGTTCGCCGCGGCGTGACGCCCGACGTGCTGACGGACCAGACCAGCGCCCACGACGCGCTCGTCGGCTACGTCCCCGCCGGGCTGTCGCTGGAAGAAGCGGACGCGCTGCGCGCCTCCGATCCCGCGGAGTACCAGCGCCGGTCCATGGCGTCCATGCGCGTGCACTGCGAGGCGATGGTGCAGATGCAGGCGCGCGGCGCGGTGACGTTCGACTACGGCAACAACCTGCGCGGCCAGGCGCGCGATGCCGGCTACGAGGACGCGTTCGCCTTTCCTGGCTTTGTGCCCGCGTACGTGCGGCCGCTGTTCTGCGAGGGCAAGGGCCCGTTCCGCTGGGTGGCGCTGTCCGGCGACCCGGCCGACATCCACCGCACGGACCGGCTGGTGCTGGAGCTGTTTCCGCACGACGAGCACCTGCGCCGCTGGATCACGCAGGCGCAGGAGCGGGTGGAGTTCCAGGGATTGCCCTCGCGCATCTGCTGGCTGGGGCAGGGCGACCGCGCCAAGATGGGTGTGGCGATCAACGACCTGGTTGCGTCCGGCGAGATCAGCGCACCCATCGTGATCGGGCGCGACCACCTGGACACGGGCTCGGTCGCGTCGCCGTTCCGCGAGACGGAGGCGATGAAGGACGGCAGCGACGCCATCGCCGACTGGGCCATCCTGAACGCGCTGGTGAACGTGGCCAGCGGCGCGTCGTGGGTGTCGTTTCACCACGGCGGCGGGGTGGGGATCGGAAACTCGCTGCACGCGGGGCAGGTCATCGTGGCGGACGGCACGCCGGAGATGCGCGAGCGGCTGGAGCGCGTGCTCACCAACGATCCGGGGATGGGTGTGATCCGCCACGCGGACGCGGGATACGAAACCGCGATCGAGACGGCGGACGCGCAGGGCATCCGCATTCCCATGCGCGAGCGGCACGCGGGCTGA
- a CDS encoding Uma2 family endonuclease produces MATHPARRGWSYAEFRRLPDDGNRYEVIDGELFVTPSPLTIHQKIVGRIFAAIEAFCEEHGAGTVLFAPCDVIFGEGDYLEPDLVFVRRDREEIIGERGIEGPPDLVVEVLSESTAMRDRGIKRDRYAGYGVPEYWIVDSDAKAIEVYRLIQNDLRRTQIARDVLSWSPGVDGPELLLDVPHLLRPLKDHSRSSR; encoded by the coding sequence ATGGCTACGCATCCCGCCAGGAGAGGGTGGAGCTACGCGGAGTTCAGACGGTTGCCGGATGACGGCAACCGGTACGAGGTCATTGACGGAGAACTCTTCGTGACGCCTTCACCCCTCACCATTCACCAGAAGATCGTCGGCCGCATCTTCGCCGCCATCGAGGCGTTCTGCGAGGAGCACGGCGCCGGAACGGTTCTGTTCGCCCCCTGCGACGTGATCTTCGGGGAAGGCGACTACCTGGAGCCCGATCTGGTTTTCGTCCGCCGTGACCGGGAGGAGATCATCGGCGAGCGTGGAATCGAGGGCCCGCCGGATCTGGTAGTGGAAGTGCTTTCCGAAAGCACGGCCATGCGCGATCGCGGCATCAAGCGGGATCGATACGCGGGGTACGGCGTTCCGGAATACTGGATCGTGGATTCCGACGCGAAAGCGATCGAGGTTTATCGCCTAATCCAGAACGATCTGCGCCGCACACAGATCGCTCGCGACGTTCTGTCATGGTCTCCGGGGGTGGACGGTCCCGAACTGCTGCTGGACGTGCCGCATCTGCTGCGTCCGCTCAAGGACCACTCTCGTTCCTCACGCTGA
- the hutH gene encoding histidine ammonia-lyase, translated as MRRIEIDGDSLTLEQVEEVATNPAVQVAFAPGTEARMQRSRDVVERALASGATVYGVTTGFGRLAETPIPADRLAELQLNLIRSHACGFGIPLGQAETRAIMLLRANVLAKGFSGIRPVVVQRLLDLLNHGVHPIIPEQGSVGASGDLAPLSHLALVLIGEGEAEFRGERMTGAEALRRAGLEPVRLQAKEGLALNNGTQVMAGIGALLLRGAERVVEAAEVAGAMSLEGLRGTPDAFHPAIMRARPHPGQAASAERLRGLLADSEIRESHRYDDPRVQDAYAIRCMPQIHGAARNAFAYIRQVLETEANSATDNPLIFPDEGPDGLVISGGNFHGQPVAQVLDLLAMALTDLGSVSERRTERLVNPDLSGDLPAFLTADPGVCSGFMIAQITAAALVSENKVLSHPASVDSIPTGANKEDHVSMGAHGAIKARRVLRNTEAVLGIELLCAAQALEFRKPLRPGRGVERAYDIFRATIPPLEGDRVLAPDIEAAAKLVRDGALLEPA; from the coding sequence ATGCGGCGGATCGAGATCGACGGCGACAGCCTGACGCTGGAGCAGGTGGAAGAGGTGGCGACGAACCCCGCCGTGCAGGTGGCGTTCGCGCCCGGCACGGAGGCGCGCATGCAGCGCTCTCGCGACGTGGTGGAACGCGCGCTGGCGAGCGGCGCCACGGTGTACGGCGTCACCACGGGCTTCGGGCGCCTCGCGGAAACGCCCATCCCCGCCGACCGGCTCGCGGAACTGCAGTTGAACCTGATCCGCAGCCACGCCTGCGGGTTCGGCATTCCGCTGGGGCAGGCGGAAACGCGCGCCATCATGCTGCTGCGCGCCAACGTGCTGGCCAAGGGGTTCAGCGGCATCCGCCCCGTGGTGGTGCAGCGCCTGCTGGACCTATTGAACCACGGGGTGCATCCCATCATCCCGGAACAGGGCTCCGTGGGCGCGTCGGGAGACCTTGCGCCGCTCTCGCACTTGGCGCTGGTGCTCATCGGCGAGGGCGAGGCGGAGTTCCGCGGCGAGCGGATGACGGGCGCGGAGGCGCTGCGGCGCGCGGGGCTGGAGCCGGTGCGGCTGCAGGCCAAGGAAGGGCTGGCGCTGAACAACGGCACGCAGGTGATGGCCGGCATCGGTGCGCTGCTGCTGCGCGGCGCGGAGCGCGTGGTGGAGGCGGCGGAGGTGGCCGGCGCGATGTCGCTGGAAGGGCTGCGCGGCACGCCGGACGCGTTTCATCCCGCCATCATGCGCGCGCGGCCGCACCCGGGGCAGGCGGCCAGCGCGGAGCGTCTGCGCGGCCTGCTGGCGGACAGCGAGATCCGCGAATCGCATCGCTACGACGACCCGCGCGTTCAGGACGCGTACGCCATCCGCTGCATGCCGCAGATTCACGGCGCCGCGCGGAACGCGTTCGCCTACATCCGCCAGGTGCTGGAAACCGAGGCGAACAGCGCGACGGACAACCCGCTGATCTTTCCGGACGAAGGGCCGGACGGGCTGGTGATCAGCGGCGGCAACTTTCACGGGCAGCCCGTGGCGCAGGTGCTGGACCTGCTGGCGATGGCCCTCACCGACCTGGGTTCCGTCAGCGAGCGGCGCACGGAGCGGCTGGTGAACCCGGACCTGTCGGGTGACCTGCCCGCGTTCCTGACCGCTGATCCGGGCGTGTGCTCCGGGTTCATGATCGCGCAGATCACCGCGGCGGCGCTGGTGAGCGAGAACAAGGTGCTCTCCCATCCCGCGAGCGTGGACAGCATTCCAACGGGCGCCAACAAGGAAGACCACGTGTCGATGGGGGCGCACGGGGCCATCAAGGCGCGCCGCGTGCTGCGCAACACCGAGGCGGTGCTGGGGATCGAACTGCTCTGCGCGGCGCAGGCGCTGGAGTTCCGCAAGCCGCTGCGCCCCGGGCGGGGCGTGGAGCGCGCGTACGACATCTTCCGCGCCACGATCCCGCCGCTGGAGGGCGACCGCGTGCTCGCCCCCGACATCGAAGCCGCCGCCAAGCTCGTCCGCGACGGCGCGCTCCTCGAGCCGGCCTGA
- a CDS encoding putative LPS assembly protein LptD: protein MIRIRVPRLFRAPVLASLCLALLAVAAAAPTAAAQRIPPPRGGRAETPRPGLRPAPDSASRDTTPRREVVQDSLIDELLRLEGYVPVEYQGDSASFSNADRTLRLRGNPVVTREGTRLQAADSIVYRERSDFVEVYGRPQVTGEGQDIKGDVLFYDLNARRTSVRGAQTAINESGATWFVRGNVTAEDEGTRVYATGSTFTSDDREDPAYYFKADRIKVIRNRILVGRPAYLYFRNVPVFVLPFIVKDLAQGRASGVLIPRFDVNDIVRTDARGDNQRGTGRQVSNIGYYWAINDYMGASLAYEWRSQSWQAVTGGYEFNWRRRFLRGNVSFQQFWRETGTDQNINGLGSWLPDERTTLNASANYTSNTRFERNRSIDPARQTSDISSTFALSRRMDWGQLATGGELRQSIATGDKTFRSTFNISPQTITLFPAGEGGARWYNDGALTLGTDLQYDQSVRDEGFARRLADEWNAGASLTSSIRFGSVGVGGGIRYASQNRDPLLPIDSTALSPDVNTTALGYVPGQARQTLDVNASTSYEFRLMGNTRLSPSISVSQNFLSRSDTASGLPRPGSSTPRPNPFEQAALGSFVGAAPRVNFGAALQTELFGFFPGVAGYSAIRHHIRPGASYVYSPAVRQTARQEAVFGAQGGAEQNQISFNLDQTFEAKVRRPVRSARDEEIARAGRGNAQNTNDLNPGLAEAAAPGDSTAAVDSAGGPSSGGDAPDQDRKITLLAINTGAVAYSFVPTDIYGRRFQTDDLSNTLRSDLFGGFQVSLSHDLFRERVVQDDGALTPRSERGTFAPFLTSLQTSVSFGANSALFRWMGFARASEDDRAAERGRTPAGQGQAPIDPPGAQTSTGREVVTGTGGSNTPWNAQVAYSLRRRRADPLQQIPQVETDDSQQLSGSVSFYPTRNWAVSWRTDYSITRSEFGTHVLNLKRDLYRWQANFDFIRTPTGNTSFSFSVHLIDLPDLKTDYRRQNLGTDRATTAGTVQQ from the coding sequence ATGATACGCATCAGGGTCCCCCGGCTGTTCCGCGCGCCGGTTCTCGCTTCGCTCTGCCTGGCGCTGCTGGCCGTGGCGGCCGCCGCGCCAACCGCAGCCGCGCAGCGCATTCCGCCTCCCCGCGGCGGCCGGGCAGAAACGCCGCGCCCCGGCCTGCGCCCCGCGCCCGACTCCGCCTCGCGCGACACCACCCCGCGGCGCGAGGTGGTGCAGGACTCGCTCATCGACGAGCTGCTGCGGCTGGAGGGGTACGTTCCCGTGGAGTACCAGGGCGACAGCGCCTCGTTCAGCAACGCCGACCGCACGCTGCGGCTGCGCGGCAACCCCGTGGTCACCCGCGAGGGAACGCGGCTGCAGGCGGCGGACAGCATCGTGTACCGCGAGCGCAGCGACTTCGTGGAGGTGTACGGGCGGCCGCAGGTGACGGGAGAAGGGCAGGACATCAAGGGAGACGTCCTCTTTTACGACCTGAACGCGCGGCGCACCAGCGTGCGCGGGGCGCAGACCGCCATCAACGAGAGCGGCGCCACCTGGTTCGTGCGGGGCAACGTGACCGCGGAGGATGAGGGAACGCGGGTGTACGCCACCGGCAGCACCTTCACCTCCGACGACCGCGAGGACCCGGCCTACTACTTCAAGGCCGACCGCATCAAGGTGATCCGCAACCGCATCCTGGTGGGGCGGCCGGCGTACCTGTACTTCCGCAACGTTCCCGTCTTCGTCCTGCCGTTCATCGTCAAGGACCTGGCCCAGGGTCGCGCCAGCGGCGTGCTGATTCCGCGCTTTGACGTCAACGACATCGTGCGCACGGACGCCCGCGGCGACAACCAGCGCGGCACGGGGCGGCAGGTATCCAACATCGGCTACTACTGGGCGATCAACGACTACATGGGCGCCAGCCTGGCGTACGAGTGGCGGAGCCAGTCGTGGCAGGCGGTCACCGGCGGCTACGAGTTCAACTGGCGGCGCCGCTTTCTGCGGGGCAACGTCTCGTTCCAGCAGTTCTGGCGGGAGACGGGAACGGACCAGAACATCAACGGCCTCGGCTCGTGGCTGCCGGATGAGCGGACGACGCTGAACGCCTCGGCCAACTACACCTCCAACACCCGGTTCGAGCGCAACCGCAGCATCGACCCGGCGCGGCAGACCAGCGACATCAGCAGCACCTTCGCCCTGAGCCGGCGCATGGACTGGGGGCAGCTGGCCACCGGCGGCGAGCTGCGGCAGTCCATCGCCACGGGCGACAAGACGTTCCGCAGCACCTTCAACATCAGCCCGCAGACCATTACCCTGTTCCCCGCGGGGGAGGGCGGCGCGCGGTGGTACAACGACGGCGCGCTGACGCTGGGAACGGACCTGCAGTACGACCAGTCGGTGCGGGACGAGGGCTTCGCGCGGCGGCTGGCGGACGAGTGGAACGCGGGCGCCAGCCTTACCAGCAGCATCCGCTTCGGCAGCGTGGGTGTGGGCGGCGGAATCCGCTACGCCAGCCAGAACCGCGACCCGCTCCTGCCCATCGACAGCACGGCGCTGTCGCCGGACGTGAACACGACGGCGCTGGGCTACGTGCCCGGACAGGCGCGGCAGACGCTGGACGTGAACGCGTCGACGTCCTACGAGTTCCGGCTGATGGGGAACACGCGGCTCAGCCCCAGCATCAGCGTGAGCCAGAACTTCCTGAGCCGCAGCGACACGGCTTCCGGGCTGCCGCGGCCCGGCTCCAGCACGCCGCGGCCCAACCCGTTCGAGCAGGCGGCGCTGGGCAGCTTCGTGGGGGCGGCGCCGCGGGTGAACTTCGGCGCGGCGCTGCAGACGGAGCTGTTCGGCTTCTTCCCCGGCGTGGCGGGCTATTCGGCCATCCGGCACCACATCCGGCCGGGCGCCAGCTACGTGTACTCGCCGGCGGTGCGGCAGACGGCGCGGCAGGAGGCGGTGTTCGGCGCGCAGGGCGGCGCGGAGCAGAACCAGATCTCCTTCAACCTGGACCAGACGTTCGAGGCCAAGGTGCGGCGCCCCGTCCGTTCCGCCCGTGACGAGGAGATCGCCCGCGCCGGGCGCGGCAACGCGCAGAACACCAACGACCTGAACCCCGGGCTGGCCGAAGCGGCCGCGCCGGGGGATTCCACCGCGGCGGTGGACTCGGCGGGCGGGCCGTCCAGCGGCGGCGACGCGCCGGACCAGGACCGCAAGATCACGCTGCTGGCCATCAACACCGGTGCGGTGGCGTACAGCTTCGTCCCCACCGACATCTACGGGCGGCGCTTTCAGACCGATGACCTGAGCAACACGCTGCGCTCGGACCTGTTCGGCGGGTTCCAGGTGTCGCTCAGCCACGACCTGTTCCGCGAGCGCGTGGTGCAGGACGACGGCGCGTTGACGCCGCGGTCGGAGCGCGGGACGTTTGCCCCGTTCCTCACCAGCCTGCAGACCTCGGTGAGCTTCGGGGCCAACTCGGCGCTGTTCCGGTGGATGGGCTTTGCGCGGGCCAGCGAGGACGACCGGGCGGCGGAGCGCGGGCGCACGCCTGCGGGGCAGGGGCAGGCGCCCATCGACCCGCCCGGGGCGCAGACCAGCACCGGGCGCGAGGTGGTGACGGGGACAGGGGGCAGCAATACGCCGTGGAACGCGCAGGTGGCGTACTCGCTGCGCCGCCGCCGGGCGGACCCGCTGCAGCAGATTCCGCAGGTGGAGACGGACGACAGCCAGCAGCTTTCGGGGTCGGTGTCGTTCTATCCCACGCGCAACTGGGCGGTCAGCTGGCGTACGGACTATTCGATCACGCGCAGCGAGTTCGGCACGCACGTGCTGAACCTGAAGCGCGACCTGTACCGGTGGCAGGCCAACTTCGACTTCATCCGCACGCCTACGGGGAACACGTCGTTCTCCTTTTCCGTGCACCTGATCGACCTGCCGGACCTGAAGACGGATTACCGCCGCCAGAACCTGGGTACGGACCGCGCGACCACCGCCGGAACGGTGCAGCAGTAA
- a CDS encoding fibronectin type III domain-containing protein, whose protein sequence is MKIRSRTLAASAAALLLAACDNDPNVIIRGDEPGEPRDVAARYEWVLEDFSSSGAPVGYPVVEVTWQPPSDWNREVFRVYGRATSSSGYSLIATVTSCTTSGCVYRDRNVQPGGSYDFYVAAVNEGANLETPSEFFETVAVPGAGRPAAPTPVTPVGLDDAVYLRWTPQSVGSLSHYLVYLTRLDGTDYLYRIGQTDGTGYLDEEAGNGHEFGYRVAAVDTLGHVSNLSTQVTGVPRPDYHGELLYAFSDNAAESGFVFSASEGDNPIVAGSSTAAHFRLESDAAGWKIVPLNGAQVVEFPGRTTALACGPGSDAGCRAATVAPTSGYTSGPVPANAEFSYVFRIPVTNGVRYGVVRVQLLGSDQTGRDLMIFDWAHQTRVNEPRLSITR, encoded by the coding sequence ATGAAAATCAGATCGCGCACCCTGGCCGCCTCGGCGGCGGCGCTCCTGCTCGCCGCCTGCGACAACGATCCCAACGTCATCATCCGGGGCGACGAGCCCGGCGAGCCGCGCGACGTGGCGGCCCGCTACGAGTGGGTGCTGGAGGACTTTTCCTCGTCCGGCGCGCCCGTGGGCTACCCGGTGGTGGAAGTCACCTGGCAGCCGCCTTCGGACTGGAACCGCGAGGTGTTCCGCGTCTACGGCCGCGCCACTTCCAGCAGCGGCTACTCCCTCATCGCCACGGTCACCTCGTGCACCACGTCGGGGTGCGTGTACCGCGACCGCAACGTGCAGCCGGGCGGCAGCTACGACTTCTACGTGGCGGCGGTGAACGAGGGCGCCAACCTGGAAACGCCTTCGGAGTTCTTTGAAACGGTGGCGGTGCCCGGTGCCGGCCGCCCCGCCGCGCCCACGCCGGTGACGCCGGTGGGACTGGACGACGCTGTGTACCTGCGGTGGACGCCGCAGTCCGTCGGCAGCCTGTCGCACTACCTGGTGTACCTTACGCGCCTGGATGGAACGGACTACCTGTACCGCATCGGGCAGACGGACGGCACCGGGTACCTGGACGAGGAAGCGGGCAACGGCCACGAGTTCGGCTACCGCGTGGCGGCGGTGGACACGCTGGGCCACGTGAGCAACCTGAGCACGCAGGTGACCGGCGTGCCGCGGCCCGACTATCACGGCGAGCTTCTGTACGCCTTTTCCGACAACGCCGCGGAGAGCGGGTTCGTGTTCTCGGCGTCCGAGGGCGACAACCCGATCGTGGCGGGATCGAGCACGGCGGCGCACTTCCGCCTGGAAAGCGACGCGGCGGGGTGGAAGATCGTTCCGCTGAACGGCGCGCAGGTGGTGGAATTTCCGGGACGCACCACGGCGCTGGCCTGCGGGCCGGGTTCGGACGCGGGGTGCCGCGCGGCCACGGTGGCGCCCACGTCGGGCTACACCAGCGGACCGGTGCCGGCGAACGCGGAATTCAGCTACGTCTTCCGCATTCCGGTCACCAACGGTGTGCGCTATGGGGTGGTGCGGGTTCAGCTTCTGGGGAGCGACCAGACCGGCCGCGACCTGATGATCTTTGACTGGGCGCACCAGACGCGGGTCAACGAGCCGCGCCTGAGCATCACGCGCTGA
- a CDS encoding ATP-binding cassette domain-containing protein, giving the protein MELKIDRLRKTYPNGVHALQEVSLTIAPGMFGLLGPNGAGKSTLMRILATLQEADGGAVTLGDIDVLRDKDAVRRTLGYLPQEFGLYPRVTAEELLDHFALLKGVVNARERRDTVRSLLEQTNLWDARNRRLGGFSGGMRQRFGIAVALIGNPRLIIVDEPTAGLDPAERVRFLNLLSALGENAVVLLSTHIVEDVSDLCQRMAVIQGGRILLEAVPRDAVAALSGRVWRREVPRDELVAFEEAHPVISTTLVGGQTMVHVVADSAPDSTFQRVQPDLKDVYFTLMRGLSLRSTAQPVALHVTPEPAAQAGVPERTDAPEPMAAPEPIAPHVPASVSAPRPADGADPWATFRRRAESVESAQSAEARSASNPPTGAESAANSPQAGADDPLARFRRPAAPNPQTGVGQPDTIESTANSDPADAIHPTGLRRTESGSAPHPVPETGPSFETVRDFGNTSDVPQPHAAPPAVPSTETPRSAGDTHPAFPPSAVDDHRSVIADRAQPVGQPAAAEQSRSSVDPARSAENQSIAHPPSVDENRPVIQRPADDVRPDPDQPMRDGDDRDGSGARDERPAIHPPLDDSARRGGAGTE; this is encoded by the coding sequence GTGGAACTCAAGATCGACCGCCTTCGCAAGACCTACCCCAACGGCGTGCACGCCCTGCAGGAGGTAAGTCTGACCATCGCGCCCGGCATGTTCGGGCTGCTGGGGCCCAACGGCGCGGGCAAGAGCACGCTGATGCGCATTCTTGCCACGCTGCAGGAAGCGGACGGCGGCGCGGTGACGCTGGGCGACATCGACGTGCTGCGCGACAAGGACGCGGTGCGGCGCACGCTGGGCTATCTGCCCCAGGAATTCGGCCTGTACCCGCGTGTGACGGCGGAGGAACTGCTGGACCACTTTGCCCTGCTCAAGGGCGTGGTGAATGCGCGCGAGCGGCGGGATACGGTTCGGTCGCTGCTGGAGCAGACCAACCTGTGGGATGCGCGCAACCGGCGGCTCGGCGGCTTTTCCGGCGGGATGCGGCAGCGGTTCGGGATCGCGGTGGCGCTCATCGGCAACCCGCGGCTCATCATCGTCGACGAGCCCACGGCGGGGCTGGACCCGGCGGAGCGCGTGCGGTTTCTGAACCTGCTGAGCGCGCTGGGCGAGAACGCGGTGGTGCTGCTTTCCACGCACATCGTGGAGGACGTGAGCGACCTGTGCCAGCGTATGGCGGTGATTCAGGGCGGCCGCATTCTGCTGGAGGCGGTTCCGAGGGACGCGGTGGCCGCCCTTTCCGGCCGCGTGTGGCGCCGCGAGGTGCCGCGCGACGAACTCGTGGCGTTCGAGGAGGCGCACCCCGTGATCTCCACGACGCTGGTGGGCGGGCAGACGATGGTGCACGTGGTGGCTGATTCCGCGCCGGACTCCACGTTCCAGCGGGTGCAGCCGGACCTGAAGGACGTGTACTTCACGCTGATGCGCGGCCTGAGCCTGCGCTCCACCGCGCAGCCCGTGGCGCTCCACGTGACGCCCGAACCGGCGGCGCAGGCGGGCGTGCCGGAACGCACGGATGCGCCCGAGCCGATGGCCGCGCCGGAGCCGATCGCGCCGCACGTTCCCGCTAGCGTGTCCGCGCCGCGGCCGGCGGACGGCGCCGATCCCTGGGCCACGTTCCGCCGCCGCGCCGAGTCCGTCGAGTCCGCGCAATCCGCCGAAGCTCGTTCAGCGAGCAATCCGCCTACGGGAGCCGAGTCGGCGGCCAACTCGCCTCAAGCCGGCGCGGATGATCCGCTGGCCCGCTTCCGGCGGCCCGCCGCGCCCAATCCGCAGACAGGCGTCGGCCAGCCAGACACGATCGAATCGACGGCCAACTCCGACCCGGCGGACGCGATTCATCCCACGGGGCTCCGCAGGACGGAAAGCGGCAGCGCGCCGCATCCCGTCCCCGAGACCGGGCCATCGTTCGAGACTGTGCGTGATTTCGGCAACACGTCCGACGTTCCGCAGCCGCATGCCGCGCCTCCGGCCGTACCATCCACTGAAACTCCGCGAAGTGCGGGCGACACGCATCCCGCGTTTCCGCCGTCTGCCGTCGATGATCATCGATCCGTGATCGCGGATCGGGCGCAGCCTGTCGGTCAGCCCGCAGCGGCCGAGCAGAGCCGGTCGTCGGTCGATCCAGCGCGGTCAGCCGAGAACCAATCCATCGCTCATCCCCCGTCAGTCGATGAGAACCGGCCGGTCATCCAGCGGCCGGCGGACGATGTGCGTCCTGATCCCGATCAACCGATGCGCGACGGGGACGATCGGGATGGGTCGGGCGCGCGCGACGAACGGCCCGCCATCCACCCGCCGTTGGACGACTCCGCGCGGCGCGGCGGGGCGGGGACGGAATGA